Proteins from a single region of Synergistaceae bacterium:
- a CDS encoding sugar ABC transporter ATP-binding protein, with protein MPEAPLLKLENIGKEYFGNRVLSGVNFSLNKGEILGLVGENGAGKSTLMNILFGMPVIASTGGYEGGIFIDGEKTDFKSPFDALEAGVGMVHQEFSLIPGFSAAENILLNREELNRSPLEQIFSERVSTLNRPAMNARAQKAIQTLGVEIGVDTIASEMPVGYKQFVEIAREIDRTATRLLVLDEPTAVLTETESRILLDALRRLADGGIAIIFISHRLHEVIELCNKLIVLRDGKVVREVPAKTSSPREIASWMVGRHVGTERAFSASRSRAPDEKPEAALSVENLWVDMPGETVRDVSFTVHKGEIFGIGGLAGQGKLGIPNGIMGLFPAGGKVTLFGKPVTPGAPREALDSGMAFVSEDRRGVGLLLDERIDWNVTFTAMQVQNRFLKPLLGGLLLLRDDEAIAEETRRYIESLEIKCTGPGQRAVELSGGNQQKVCLAKAFALKPKLLLVCEPTRGIDVGAKELVLDTLRRHNEEYGTTIVVTSSELEELRAVCDRVAVVDEGRIAGILPASSPAEEFGILMMGEPGEKSEGDSDAR; from the coding sequence TCAATTTTTCCCTGAACAAGGGGGAAATTCTGGGGCTCGTTGGAGAGAACGGCGCGGGTAAGTCCACGTTGATGAATATCCTTTTTGGAATGCCGGTCATCGCCAGTACCGGAGGCTATGAAGGGGGCATTTTCATCGACGGTGAAAAAACGGATTTCAAATCTCCCTTCGACGCCCTGGAGGCGGGTGTGGGGATGGTCCATCAGGAATTTTCCCTCATTCCCGGCTTTTCCGCCGCCGAGAATATCCTTCTCAACCGTGAAGAGCTGAACCGCTCGCCCCTCGAACAAATTTTCAGTGAGCGCGTCTCCACGCTGAACCGTCCCGCCATGAACGCCCGTGCGCAGAAGGCCATTCAGACGCTGGGGGTAGAGATCGGTGTCGATACAATAGCCTCGGAGATGCCCGTCGGCTATAAGCAGTTCGTCGAAATCGCGCGCGAGATCGACCGAACCGCGACGCGATTGCTCGTCTTGGACGAGCCGACGGCCGTGCTGACGGAAACGGAGTCGCGCATCCTGCTCGACGCCCTGCGCAGACTGGCGGATGGCGGCATCGCGATCATCTTCATCTCCCACCGCCTCCACGAGGTCATCGAACTTTGCAACAAACTGATTGTCCTGAGAGACGGAAAAGTCGTTCGGGAAGTTCCGGCCAAAACGAGTTCTCCGCGGGAGATCGCCTCGTGGATGGTGGGGCGCCACGTCGGCACCGAACGCGCGTTTTCCGCGAGCCGCAGCCGCGCCCCTGACGAAAAGCCGGAGGCAGCGCTGTCGGTCGAAAACCTATGGGTCGATATGCCCGGCGAAACGGTTCGGGACGTTTCCTTTACCGTTCACAAGGGGGAAATTTTCGGAATCGGCGGCCTAGCGGGTCAGGGAAAGCTGGGCATCCCCAACGGCATCATGGGCCTGTTTCCCGCGGGGGGCAAGGTAACGCTGTTCGGGAAACCCGTCACTCCGGGTGCGCCCCGCGAAGCTCTGGACAGCGGAATGGCCTTCGTCTCCGAGGACCGGCGAGGCGTGGGCCTGCTGTTGGACGAACGCATCGACTGGAATGTCACGTTCACGGCTATGCAGGTACAAAACCGCTTCCTGAAACCGCTTCTGGGGGGATTGCTGCTTTTGCGCGACGACGAGGCCATCGCTGAGGAAACGCGGCGTTATATCGAAAGCCTCGAAATCAAATGCACGGGTCCTGGACAGCGCGCAGTGGAACTTTCCGGCGGTAATCAACAAAAAGTCTGCCTCGCGAAGGCTTTCGCCCTGAAACCCAAACTGCTGCTCGTCTGCGAGCCGACACGGGGCATCGACGTGGGAGCCAAAGAGCTGGTGCTCGACACGCTGCGCCGCCATAATGAAGAATACGGGACGACCATCGTCGTCACGTCGTCCGAACTGGAGGAGCTTCGGGCCGTCTGCGACCGTGTGGCGGTTGTGGACGAAGGACGAATAGCGGGGATACTCCCCGCGTCCAGTCCTGCCGAGGAGTTCGGTATTCTGATGATGGGCGAACCGGGAGAAAAATCG